The Streptomyces sp. P9-A4 genome contains a region encoding:
- a CDS encoding helicase HerA-like domain-containing protein: MSVSEQPPAAEIAAGYAFEGAALDLGALLWDGVCHPDAPIRIPLTVLNRHGLVAGATGTGKTKTLQLIAEQLSAHGVPVFLADIKGDVSGISAPGADGEKVRERAGQVGQEWRSTGFPCEFYGLGGTGPGIPVRATVTSFGPVLLSKVLQLNQTQEQSLGLIFHYADAKGLELVDLKDLRAVVAFLVSDTGKSELKGIGGLSTVTAGVILRALTAFEQQGAGGFFGEPEFDTGELLRTAPDGRGIVSVLELPAVQDKPQLFSTFLMWMLADLYNDLPEVGDLDKPKLVFFFDEAHLLFSGASKAFLESITQTVRLIRSKGIGVFFVTQTPKDVPGDVLAQLGNRVQHALRAFTPDDAKALKATVRTFPNSPYDLEEVLTGLGTGEAVVTVLSERGAPTPVAATRLRAPESLMGPVDAAALDAAVKASPLHGRYAEAVDRESAYEKLTAEQHAAESAALEAAAAAEAEKAAKAAGKPGARAPKPEPSLAEQVVGSGMFKSLARSIGTQLGREISRSIFGTARRGR, translated from the coding sequence ATGAGCGTGAGTGAGCAGCCGCCGGCCGCCGAGATCGCCGCCGGGTACGCCTTCGAAGGCGCGGCACTCGATCTGGGGGCCCTGCTCTGGGACGGCGTCTGTCACCCGGACGCGCCGATCCGCATCCCGCTGACCGTCCTCAACCGGCACGGTCTGGTCGCCGGCGCGACCGGCACCGGCAAGACGAAGACGCTCCAGCTGATCGCCGAGCAGCTCTCGGCGCACGGCGTGCCCGTCTTCCTCGCCGACATCAAGGGCGACGTCTCCGGCATCTCGGCCCCCGGCGCCGACGGGGAGAAGGTCAGGGAGCGGGCCGGGCAGGTCGGGCAGGAGTGGCGGTCGACCGGATTCCCCTGCGAGTTCTACGGACTCGGCGGCACCGGCCCCGGCATCCCGGTGCGCGCCACGGTGACCAGCTTCGGCCCCGTCCTGCTCTCCAAGGTGCTCCAGCTCAACCAGACGCAGGAGCAGTCGCTCGGCCTGATCTTCCACTACGCCGACGCCAAGGGCCTTGAGCTGGTGGACCTCAAGGATCTGCGGGCGGTGGTGGCCTTCCTGGTCTCGGACACCGGGAAGTCCGAACTGAAGGGGATCGGCGGGCTCTCGACGGTGACGGCGGGGGTGATCCTGCGGGCGCTCACGGCCTTCGAACAGCAGGGCGCGGGCGGCTTCTTCGGGGAGCCGGAGTTCGACACGGGCGAGCTGCTGCGGACGGCGCCGGACGGGCGCGGGATCGTCTCGGTCCTTGAGCTGCCGGCCGTGCAGGACAAGCCGCAGCTGTTCTCGACCTTCCTGATGTGGATGCTGGCGGACCTCTACAACGACCTGCCGGAGGTCGGCGACCTGGACAAGCCGAAGCTGGTCTTCTTCTTCGACGAGGCGCATCTGCTGTTCAGCGGGGCCTCGAAGGCGTTCCTGGAGTCGATCACCCAGACGGTCCGGCTGATCCGCTCGAAGGGCATCGGGGTCTTCTTCGTGACGCAGACGCCGAAGGACGTACCCGGGGACGTGCTCGCCCAGCTGGGCAACCGGGTGCAGCACGCGCTGCGCGCCTTCACCCCCGACGACGCGAAGGCGCTGAAGGCGACCGTGCGGACCTTCCCGAACTCGCCGTACGACCTGGAGGAGGTGCTGACCGGGCTCGGTACGGGCGAGGCGGTGGTCACCGTACTGAGCGAGCGGGGGGCGCCGACGCCGGTGGCGGCGACCCGGCTGCGGGCGCCGGAGTCGCTGATGGGTCCGGTCGACGCGGCGGCCCTGGACGCGGCGGTGAAGGCCTCGCCGCTCCACGGGCGGTACGCGGAGGCGGTGGACCGGGAGTCGGCGTACGAGAAGCTGACGGCCGAGCAGCACGCGGCGGAGTCGGCGGCGCTGGAGGCCGCTGCCGCCGCGGAGGCGGAGAAGGCCGCGAAGGCGGCCGGGAAGCCGGGAGCGAGGGCTCCGAAGCCGGAACCCTCGCTCGCCGAACAGGTGGTGGGCAGCGGGATGTTCAAGTCCCTCGCGCGGTCGATCGGCACCCAGCTGGGCCGGGAGATCAGCCGCTCGATCTTCGGGACCGCCCGCCGCGGGCGCTAG
- a CDS encoding M28 family metallopeptidase, whose protein sequence is MNATQRRAAAVLAAAALATPLVLASPATAGQDPAAAPARDAAKLAKKLVRETTAKDAFTHLQKFQAIADSAGGNRAAGTLGHDASAAYVYTQLKKAGYEVSYEKFDFWYTQTLAEKASVVSPAPRALDVKAMTYTRSTPVGGVTAALAAVPVDADGSTGCQPSDFATGTYTGKIALIKRGACSFAIKQQNAAAAGAVAAVVYNNVEGTLSGTLGDVASGKIPTGGLSLAQGTQLAADAAAGPVSLSLEIREFQEKRTTNNVLAETKGGNAANTVMLGSHLDSVTAGPGINDNGSGSAGLLQTALELAKSKDKVRNKVRFAWWSAEENGLLGSEHYVNNLTALDKSEIKLYLNFDMIASPNYGLFVYDGDNSDGVGEDAGPEGSAQLERDITDFMDKRGLPHAGTDFDGRSDYGPFIEVGIPSGGTFTGAEGIKTAAQAARFGGEAGVAYDVNYHAKGDDLKNINMTAFDANIKVIANAVGTYAHDISSLRKPVVSVPTTGDAGSDGGLHADHDQVTQ, encoded by the coding sequence GTGAACGCAACCCAGCGCCGGGCCGCGGCCGTTCTCGCCGCCGCCGCACTCGCCACCCCGCTGGTCCTCGCCTCCCCCGCCACCGCGGGGCAGGACCCCGCCGCCGCGCCCGCCCGCGACGCCGCCAAGCTGGCGAAGAAGCTGGTCCGCGAAACCACCGCCAAGGACGCCTTCACGCACCTGCAGAAGTTCCAGGCGATAGCCGACTCGGCCGGCGGCAACCGCGCGGCCGGCACGCTCGGCCACGACGCCTCGGCCGCGTACGTCTACACGCAGCTCAAGAAGGCCGGCTACGAGGTCTCGTACGAGAAGTTCGACTTCTGGTACACGCAGACGCTCGCCGAGAAGGCCTCCGTCGTCTCCCCCGCCCCGCGGGCGCTCGACGTCAAGGCGATGACGTACACCCGGTCCACCCCGGTCGGCGGCGTCACCGCGGCCCTCGCGGCCGTCCCCGTCGACGCCGACGGCTCGACCGGCTGCCAGCCGTCCGACTTCGCCACCGGCACCTACACGGGCAAGATCGCGCTGATCAAGCGCGGCGCCTGCTCCTTCGCGATCAAGCAGCAGAACGCCGCCGCGGCCGGTGCCGTCGCCGCCGTCGTCTACAACAACGTCGAGGGCACGCTCTCCGGCACCCTCGGCGACGTGGCCTCGGGCAAGATCCCGACCGGTGGTCTCAGCCTGGCGCAGGGCACCCAGCTCGCCGCCGACGCCGCCGCGGGCCCGGTCTCGCTGTCGCTGGAGATCCGCGAGTTCCAGGAGAAGCGCACCACCAACAACGTCCTCGCGGAGACCAAGGGCGGCAACGCCGCCAACACCGTGATGCTCGGCTCGCACCTGGACTCCGTCACCGCGGGCCCCGGCATCAACGACAACGGCTCGGGCTCCGCCGGTCTCCTCCAGACCGCCCTGGAGCTGGCCAAGTCGAAGGACAAGGTCCGCAACAAGGTCCGCTTCGCCTGGTGGTCGGCCGAGGAGAACGGCCTCCTCGGCTCCGAGCACTACGTCAACAACCTGACCGCGCTCGACAAGAGCGAGATCAAGCTCTACCTCAACTTCGACATGATCGCCTCGCCGAACTACGGCCTGTTCGTCTACGACGGCGACAACTCGGACGGCGTCGGCGAGGACGCGGGGCCGGAGGGCTCGGCCCAGCTGGAGCGGGACATCACCGACTTCATGGACAAGCGCGGACTCCCGCACGCGGGCACCGACTTCGACGGCCGCTCCGACTACGGCCCGTTCATCGAGGTCGGCATCCCCTCCGGCGGCACCTTCACCGGCGCCGAGGGCATCAAGACCGCCGCGCAGGCGGCCAGGTTCGGCGGCGAGGCGGGTGTCGCGTACGACGTGAACTACCACGCCAAGGGCGACGACCTGAAGAACATCAACATGACGGCCTTCGACGCGAACATCAAGGTCATCGCCAACGCCGTGGGCACCTACGCCCACGACATCTCCTCGCTGCGCAAGCCGGTCGTCTCGGTCCCGACCACCGGCGACGCGGGCAGCGACGGCGGCCTGCACGCCGACCACGACCAGGTCACACAGTAA
- a CDS encoding HhH-GPD-type base excision DNA repair protein translates to MSPQPPEIHLAQQPEADALLGRSPLAALVGMLLDQQVPMEWAFSGPYTIASRLGADDLDAHEIASRDPEEFAALLSEKPAVHRYPGSMAQRVQQLCRFLVEEYGGDAEAVWSDAATGKELLARLEALPGFGKQKAQIFLALLGKQYGVRPKGWREAAGPYGEQGSHRSAADITGPESLARVRAHKQEMKAAAKAAKAAKSPK, encoded by the coding sequence ATGAGTCCCCAGCCCCCCGAGATCCACCTCGCCCAGCAGCCCGAAGCCGACGCCCTGCTCGGCCGGTCCCCGCTCGCCGCGCTCGTCGGCATGCTCCTCGACCAGCAGGTCCCGATGGAGTGGGCGTTCTCGGGGCCGTACACGATCGCCTCGCGGCTCGGCGCGGACGACCTCGACGCGCACGAGATCGCCTCCCGGGACCCGGAGGAGTTCGCCGCGCTGCTCTCCGAGAAGCCGGCCGTGCACCGCTACCCGGGTTCGATGGCCCAGCGGGTGCAGCAGCTGTGCCGGTTCCTCGTCGAGGAGTACGGGGGCGACGCCGAGGCCGTCTGGTCGGACGCGGCGACCGGGAAGGAACTGCTCGCCCGGCTCGAAGCGCTGCCCGGGTTCGGCAAGCAGAAGGCGCAGATCTTCCTCGCCCTGCTCGGCAAGCAGTACGGGGTCCGGCCGAAGGGCTGGCGGGAGGCGGCGGGCCCGTACGGCGAGCAGGGGTCCCACCGCTCGGCCGCCGACATCACGGGCCCGGAGTCGCTCGCGAGGGTGCGGGCCCACAAGCAGGAGATGAAGGCGGCGGCGAAGGCCGCGAAGGCCGCCAAGTCCCCCAAATAG
- the pip gene encoding prolyl aminopeptidase: MHPETAPYEQGLLDVGDGNLVHWEVSGNPEGRAALVVHGGPGSGSSPRSRRLFDPAAYRVVLFDQRGCGRSTPHASDPAADMSMNTTAHLVADMELLRRHLGIEKWLLYGGSWGSTLILAYAEAYPERVSAIVIAAVTTTRRSETAWLYEGVGRFFPEAHERFRAGAEGAADLVGAYAELMNHPDLAVREKAAADWCAWEDAVLSMEGMGTPYTDRVDDARLGFVRICSHYFAHGAFLEEGALIRDAHRLAGIPGVLVHGRIDMGGPLSTAWELSRAWPDAELHVVESAGHLGGEETRNLILTALDRFAKG, translated from the coding sequence ATGCACCCTGAGACCGCACCGTACGAACAGGGCCTGCTCGACGTGGGCGACGGCAACCTCGTCCACTGGGAGGTCTCCGGCAACCCGGAGGGCCGGGCCGCGCTCGTCGTCCACGGCGGGCCCGGCTCCGGCTCCTCCCCGCGCAGCCGTCGGCTCTTCGACCCGGCGGCGTACCGGGTCGTCCTCTTCGACCAGCGCGGCTGCGGGCGCTCCACGCCGCACGCGAGCGACCCGGCCGCCGACATGTCCATGAACACCACCGCGCACCTGGTCGCGGACATGGAGCTGCTGCGCCGGCACCTCGGGATCGAGAAGTGGCTGCTGTACGGCGGCTCCTGGGGCTCCACGCTGATCCTGGCGTACGCGGAGGCGTACCCCGAGCGGGTGTCGGCGATCGTGATCGCGGCCGTGACGACCACCCGCCGCTCCGAGACGGCCTGGCTGTACGAGGGGGTCGGGCGCTTCTTCCCGGAGGCCCACGAGCGCTTCCGGGCCGGGGCCGAGGGGGCCGCCGACCTCGTGGGGGCGTACGCCGAGCTGATGAACCACCCCGACCTCGCCGTACGGGAGAAGGCGGCGGCCGACTGGTGCGCCTGGGAGGACGCGGTGCTCTCGATGGAAGGCATGGGCACTCCGTACACCGACCGCGTCGACGACGCCCGGCTCGGCTTCGTCCGGATCTGCTCGCACTACTTCGCGCACGGCGCCTTCCTGGAGGAGGGCGCGCTGATCCGTGACGCCCACCGGCTGGCCGGCATCCCCGGCGTGCTGGTCCACGGCCGGATCGACATGGGCGGGCCGCTCTCCACCGCCTGGGAGCTGTCCCGCGCGTGGCCGGACGCCGAGCTGCACGTGGTCGAGAGCGCCGGGCACCTGGGCGGCGAGGAGACCCGGAACCTGATCCTGACCGCCCTGGACCGGTTCGCGAAGGGGTGA
- a CDS encoding RBBP9/YdeN family alpha/beta hydrolase, with amino-acid sequence MTTYLILHGYENHRPPGHWQHWLAGELRARGHEVRYPQLPGPDAPVLADWLAALEEYGKRPAEGEFVVLAHSLSVLLWLRAGERRPDADRVLLVAPPSPPVTASIPPIAAFADGLDLAERGLGTARLVYADGDPYCPEGADLHYGLPLGLDMDHVPGGKHLNPDSGYGDWASLLAWCEDPAVRIEGR; translated from the coding sequence ATGACCACGTATCTGATCCTGCACGGCTACGAGAACCACCGTCCGCCCGGCCACTGGCAGCACTGGCTCGCCGGGGAGCTGCGGGCGCGCGGGCACGAGGTGCGCTACCCGCAGCTCCCCGGGCCCGACGCGCCCGTGCTCGCCGACTGGCTCGCGGCCCTGGAGGAGTACGGGAAGCGGCCCGCCGAGGGGGAGTTCGTGGTCCTCGCGCACAGCCTGTCCGTACTGCTCTGGCTGCGCGCCGGGGAGCGCCGGCCGGACGCCGACCGGGTGCTGCTCGTCGCCCCGCCCTCGCCGCCGGTGACCGCCTCGATCCCGCCGATCGCCGCCTTCGCCGACGGGCTCGACCTCGCCGAGCGGGGGCTCGGCACGGCGCGCCTGGTGTACGCGGACGGGGACCCGTACTGCCCCGAGGGCGCCGACCTGCACTACGGCCTTCCCCTCGGGCTCGACATGGACCACGTGCCGGGCGGGAAGCACCTCAACCCTGATTCGGGGTACGGGGATTGGGCCTCGCTCCTCGCCTGGTGCGAGGACCCGGCGGTGCGGATCGAGGGCCGGTAG
- a CDS encoding TetR/AcrR family transcriptional regulator, which produces MSTENQRAGATPAAVTPTLLPTVGTPAPERADAARNRRKILDAAARIVAEDGPDAVTMNQVAHASGIGVGTVYRRFGDVTQLLWALLDDRERQFQQAYMSGPPPLGPGAPADERLDAFLDALVDRVGEQREILLAAHSAAPRARYHGGAYGLMHTHVALLIGRLRPEADSALLAHLLLAPFSPDVVHHLTVERELSADHLKTGLRELLRLRA; this is translated from the coding sequence ATGAGCACCGAGAACCAGCGGGCCGGAGCCACGCCGGCGGCGGTGACGCCCACCCTGCTCCCCACCGTCGGAACCCCCGCCCCCGAGCGCGCCGACGCCGCCCGCAACCGCCGCAAGATCCTCGACGCCGCCGCCCGGATCGTCGCCGAGGACGGCCCCGACGCCGTCACCATGAACCAGGTCGCCCACGCCAGCGGCATCGGCGTCGGCACCGTCTACCGCCGCTTCGGCGACGTCACCCAGCTCCTGTGGGCCCTCCTCGACGACCGCGAGCGGCAGTTCCAGCAGGCGTACATGAGCGGCCCGCCGCCGCTCGGTCCCGGCGCCCCCGCCGACGAACGGCTCGACGCCTTCCTCGACGCGCTCGTCGACCGGGTCGGCGAGCAGCGCGAGATCCTGCTCGCCGCCCACTCCGCCGCGCCCCGCGCCCGCTACCACGGCGGCGCGTACGGGCTGATGCACACCCACGTGGCCCTGCTCATCGGCCGCCTCAGGCCCGAGGCCGACAGCGCGCTCCTCGCGCACCTGCTGCTCGCACCGTTCTCGCCGGACGTCGTGCACCACCTGACGGTCGAACGCGAACTGTCGGCGGACCACCTGAAGACGGGCCTGCGCGAACTCCTCCGACTCCGCGCCTGA
- a CDS encoding sulfite exporter TauE/SafE family protein: protein MVIALAAGAVVGLALGALGGGGSVLAVPVLIYLLGFTPPAAATASLLIVLATSATALYGHAKDGNVRWRTGALFAAAGLVPAALGGLLATRLPEALLTAGFAAVAGIAAVRMLRPASGAEGVRRSAPAVAGAGAGLGAVTGVLGVGGGFLTVPALVQVVGLRMRTAVGTSLLVVAANALAALLARAGTADALDWAVIAPFAGAAILGAWDGRRLASKVSGDTLRRIFGAALLGVAGLMLLDAVVF from the coding sequence ATGGTGATCGCCCTCGCGGCCGGCGCCGTCGTCGGGCTCGCGCTCGGGGCGCTCGGCGGCGGAGGCAGTGTCCTCGCCGTCCCGGTCCTGATCTACCTGCTCGGCTTCACCCCGCCCGCCGCCGCCACCGCGAGCCTCCTGATCGTCCTCGCGACCTCCGCGACCGCACTCTACGGCCACGCCAAGGACGGGAACGTCCGCTGGAGGACCGGCGCGCTCTTCGCGGCGGCGGGACTCGTCCCGGCCGCGCTCGGCGGCCTCCTCGCGACCCGGCTCCCGGAGGCGCTGCTCACCGCCGGGTTCGCGGCGGTGGCGGGGATCGCGGCGGTACGGATGCTCAGGCCCGCGTCCGGCGCCGAGGGCGTCCGCAGGTCGGCCCCGGCCGTCGCGGGCGCGGGCGCCGGGCTCGGCGCGGTCACCGGGGTCCTCGGGGTGGGCGGCGGCTTCCTCACCGTGCCGGCGCTCGTGCAGGTCGTGGGCCTGCGGATGCGTACGGCGGTGGGGACGAGCCTGCTGGTCGTCGCCGCGAACGCGCTGGCCGCGCTGCTGGCCAGGGCGGGCACGGCGGACGCCCTGGACTGGGCGGTGATCGCCCCCTTCGCGGGGGCGGCGATCCTCGGCGCCTGGGACGGCCGGCGCCTCGCGTCGAAGGTCTCGGGCGACACCCTGCGCCGGATCTTCGGTGCGGCGCTGCTGGGGGTGGCAGGGCTGATGCTGCTGGACGCGGTGGTGTTCTGA
- a CDS encoding metal-sensitive transcriptional regulator produces MELDLAGAELKAVLNRLRRAQGQISGVIRMIEEGRDCEEVVTQLAAASRALDRAGFAIIATGLQQCLTDVEDGRRNGEDRDAMRARLEKLFLSLA; encoded by the coding sequence GTGGAACTGGATCTCGCGGGTGCGGAGCTGAAGGCGGTGCTGAACAGGCTCCGCCGTGCTCAGGGTCAGATCTCCGGCGTGATCCGGATGATCGAGGAGGGCCGGGACTGCGAGGAGGTCGTGACCCAGCTGGCCGCCGCCTCCCGCGCCCTCGACCGGGCCGGGTTCGCGATCATCGCGACCGGGCTCCAGCAGTGCCTGACGGACGTCGAGGACGGCCGCAGGAACGGCGAGGACCGCGACGCGATGCGTGCCCGCCTGGAGAAGCTCTTCCTGTCGCTGGCGTAG
- a CDS encoding rhodanese-like domain-containing protein, translating into MNAPLLLDPDQARTRLAGLTVVDVRTPGEYASGHVPGAVNVPLDRLARAVPALREAAARGGVLVVCQSGNRSARACAQLAAEGVSAYDLDGGTSGWAARGHGLDRPAGAPAKPVWAMDRQVRLVAGSLVLLGLLLGVLIHPAFQLLSAGVAGGLVFSALTNTCGMALMLGKLPYNRGSACAVDMDATLARLRQGAGE; encoded by the coding sequence ATGAACGCACCCCTCCTGCTCGACCCCGACCAGGCCCGCACCCGGCTGGCCGGCCTGACCGTCGTCGACGTGCGCACGCCCGGCGAGTACGCCTCCGGCCATGTGCCCGGCGCCGTCAACGTCCCGCTCGACCGGCTCGCCCGCGCCGTCCCCGCCCTCCGGGAGGCGGCGGCGCGCGGCGGAGTGCTGGTCGTCTGCCAGTCGGGCAACCGCTCGGCCAGGGCCTGCGCGCAGCTCGCGGCGGAAGGCGTCAGCGCGTACGACCTCGACGGCGGTACGAGCGGCTGGGCGGCGCGCGGTCACGGTCTGGACCGTCCGGCGGGCGCCCCGGCGAAGCCGGTGTGGGCGATGGACCGCCAGGTGCGGCTGGTCGCGGGCTCGCTGGTGCTGCTCGGCCTGCTGCTCGGGGTGCTGATACACCCGGCGTTCCAGCTGCTCTCGGCGGGCGTCGCGGGCGGCCTCGTCTTCTCGGCGCTCACCAACACCTGCGGCATGGCGCTGATGCTCGGCAAGCTCCCGTACAACCGGGGAAGCGCGTGCGCGGTCGACATGGACGCGACGCTGGCCCGGCTGCGTCAGGGGGCGGGGGAGTAA
- a CDS encoding TetR/AcrR family transcriptional regulator yields MDVPSGAAGPSGAATPSGPSGPRAARKRQAVLRAARDLFLREGFGVGMDAIAAEAGVSKVTVYNHFGSKEALFTAVVTGAVDEPLSGAGRTGDGRTEDAPDLARLVAADGPEELRAALTEAGRAWSRAVRADDEGRALRTLVATELHRFPELGRAWRAHGPTGHHPAVADALRALADRNLLDIPDLEVAVLQLYSLLVFPQMVFEQYGTELADGLGERLLVDGVEMFLRRYSPAP; encoded by the coding sequence ATGGACGTCCCCTCCGGCGCTGCCGGTCCCTCCGGCGCGGCCACTCCCTCCGGCCCGTCCGGCCCCCGCGCCGCCCGCAAGCGGCAGGCCGTCCTGCGGGCCGCCCGCGACCTCTTCCTCCGCGAGGGCTTCGGCGTCGGCATGGACGCCATCGCCGCCGAGGCCGGCGTCTCCAAGGTGACCGTCTACAACCACTTCGGCAGCAAGGAAGCCCTCTTCACCGCCGTCGTCACCGGCGCCGTCGACGAGCCCCTGTCCGGCGCCGGACGCACGGGCGACGGGCGCACCGAGGACGCCCCCGACCTCGCCCGGCTCGTCGCCGCCGACGGCCCCGAGGAGCTGCGCGCCGCCCTCACCGAGGCCGGCCGCGCCTGGAGCCGCGCCGTACGCGCCGACGACGAGGGCCGCGCCCTGCGCACCCTCGTCGCCACCGAACTCCACCGCTTCCCCGAACTGGGCCGCGCCTGGCGCGCACACGGCCCCACCGGGCACCACCCCGCCGTCGCGGACGCCCTGCGCGCCCTCGCCGACCGGAACCTCCTCGACATCCCCGACCTGGAGGTCGCCGTCCTCCAGCTCTACTCGCTGCTCGTCTTCCCGCAGATGGTGTTCGAGCAGTACGGGACCGAGCTGGCCGACGGGCTGGGCGAGCGGCTGCTCGTCGACGGGGTGGAGATGTTCCTCCGGCGTTACTCCCCCGCCCCCTGA